Proteins encoded by one window of bacterium:
- the rpoN gene encoding RNA polymerase factor sigma-54 — MKIEIRQVPGLHQILAPQLIQSLKMLQMPILKLEQTLRQELAINPLLEEVEVLEEEQTLDAPDPEIVAPEPTPDTGEQEKIDWDNYLGDDEEGYRVRESREPDEDRFGELAKSTDNLYAHLGEQLSFLKLSEEQQLIGEYIIGNISPDGYLSISVGEMAAELGLTEDKILDVLKLIQRFDPIGVGSRDLRESLMIQLREKALENTLAYRIVDEHLRDLEKKSMLQLAKMLSVPFEKIQKAMETIKSLSPTPAHGRFDTAAMPVVPDLIIERIGEEYVVLHNDRNVPRLRINSGYKDLIKRGNSTDKNTKEYVKQKLEQARWLLNAINQRRSTMIRVMEAIIEEQHEFFEKGPAFLRPLIMDDIAQKVEMNVATISRVSSGKYVQTPLGVFEIKYFFNAGIANEDGEDLSKRSIKQRIEEIIRAESAEHPLSDQDIFKMLQGEKIKLARRTVTKYREELKIKPARFRKRFSH, encoded by the coding sequence ATGAAAATAGAGATAAGACAAGTCCCCGGGTTGCACCAAATCCTTGCGCCGCAACTCATTCAATCGCTCAAAATGCTCCAGATGCCTATCCTTAAGCTGGAGCAGACCCTTCGCCAGGAACTCGCCATCAACCCCCTTTTGGAGGAGGTTGAGGTACTCGAGGAAGAACAGACCCTCGATGCCCCCGATCCTGAGATCGTCGCCCCCGAACCGACCCCGGATACCGGCGAACAGGAAAAGATTGACTGGGATAATTACCTTGGCGATGACGAGGAAGGGTACCGCGTCCGCGAATCCCGCGAACCTGATGAAGACCGCTTTGGCGAACTCGCCAAGTCTACCGATAATCTCTACGCCCATCTCGGCGAACAGCTTTCATTCCTGAAGCTATCCGAGGAACAGCAACTCATCGGCGAGTATATCATTGGGAATATCAGCCCCGATGGCTACCTCTCTATCTCCGTGGGCGAAATGGCCGCCGAACTGGGCCTCACCGAGGATAAGATCCTCGATGTCCTCAAACTGATCCAGCGCTTTGACCCGATCGGCGTCGGTTCGCGCGACCTCCGCGAATCCCTCATGATCCAACTGCGCGAAAAAGCACTCGAAAACACGCTCGCCTATCGGATCGTCGATGAGCACCTGCGCGACCTCGAAAAGAAATCCATGCTTCAGCTCGCCAAAATGCTCTCCGTCCCGTTCGAGAAGATCCAGAAGGCGATGGAGACGATCAAGTCGCTCTCACCGACCCCCGCCCATGGCCGCTTTGACACTGCTGCCATGCCGGTTGTCCCTGACCTGATCATCGAACGCATCGGCGAGGAATATGTCGTTCTCCATAACGACCGCAATGTCCCGCGCCTCCGTATCAACTCCGGTTACAAGGATCTGATCAAGCGTGGCAACAGCACCGACAAAAACACCAAGGAATACGTCAAACAGAAACTGGAACAGGCTCGCTGGCTGCTGAACGCCATTAACCAGCGACGGTCCACCATGATTCGCGTGATGGAAGCGATCATCGAGGAACAGCACGAGTTCTTCGAAAAAGGTCCCGCTTTCCTCAGACCGCTTATCATGGACGATATCGCCCAGAAGGTCGAGATGAACGTCGCGACCATCAGCCGTGTCTCCTCAGGCAAGTATGTCCAGACCCCCCTTGGGGTCTTTGAGATCAAATACTTCTTTAATGCCGGTATCGCCAACGAAGATGGCGAGGACCTCTCCAAGCGGTCGATCAAACAGCGTATCGAAGAGATCATCCGGGCCGAAAGCGCCGAACACCCGCTCTCCGACCAGGATATCTTCAAAATGCTCCAGGGTGAGAAGATCAAGCTGGCGCGTAGAACCGTGACCAAATATCGCGAAGAACTGAAGATCAAACCGGCACGGTTCCGCAAACGCTTTTCGCACTAG
- a CDS encoding GNAT family N-acetyltransferase — protein MSQGRSSVDVGVGCSKLDGRGEGWYYGGMALDRRVRLEEPVLTGERVQLRIPTTRDSLAIADYLRRNREFHRATDPVRPDECYTSMYWKRAVRVIKREFQLDASVRLMLYRREDPKRVIGTVNFNQIVRGVFQASYLGYALDEQEEGKGLMSEALRIGIDYMFRERNLHRIMANYLPENTRSARVLEKLGFVVEGRAKEYLRINGRWQDHILTSLTNVDWRQPTI, from the coding sequence ATGAGTCAAGGTAGAAGTTCGGTGGATGTGGGTGTGGGCTGCTCAAAACTTGACGGGAGAGGAGAGGGTTGGTACTATGGCGGCATGGCGCTAGACAGAAGAGTTCGACTGGAAGAGCCCGTGTTGACCGGTGAACGGGTGCAATTGCGTATCCCCACGACTCGCGATTCATTGGCTATCGCCGATTATCTCCGGCGCAATCGGGAGTTTCATCGGGCGACCGATCCGGTCCGTCCGGATGAATGCTACACGTCGATGTACTGGAAGCGAGCGGTCCGGGTGATCAAGCGGGAGTTTCAGTTGGATGCATCGGTGCGGCTGATGCTGTATCGGCGGGAGGATCCGAAACGGGTGATCGGCACGGTCAATTTCAATCAGATCGTGCGCGGTGTATTTCAGGCATCGTATCTTGGGTATGCGCTTGATGAGCAGGAAGAGGGGAAAGGGTTGATGTCGGAAGCGCTGCGAATCGGAATCGACTATATGTTTCGTGAGCGCAATCTGCATCGGATCATGGCGAACTATCTTCCGGAGAATACCAGGTCGGCGCGGGTTTTAGAGAAGTTGGGGTTTGTGGTCGAGGGGAGAGCGAAAGAGTATCTTCGGATCAACGGTCGCTGGCAGGATCATATTCTGACGAGTCTGACCAACGTGGACTGGCGCCAGCCGACTATTTAG
- the raiA gene encoding ribosome-associated translation inhibitor RaiA, whose protein sequence is MQKKITARHFDLTPEIRERADEEMDGLKRYFDNIISAEFILDVERHRRLAELKVKVSRDTLAAEGESDEMYKSMSLAVDKMKIQLKRHKEKLKEREPEEITRTQEALTRPSTDDDAVDV, encoded by the coding sequence ATGCAGAAAAAGATCACTGCTCGCCATTTTGATCTGACTCCCGAGATTCGCGAACGGGCCGATGAAGAAATGGACGGTCTCAAACGGTACTTCGACAATATTATCTCCGCCGAGTTTATCTTGGATGTCGAACGCCATCGACGATTGGCTGAGTTGAAGGTCAAGGTTTCGCGCGATACATTGGCCGCCGAAGGGGAGAGCGATGAGATGTACAAGTCGATGTCGCTGGCCGTGGATAAAATGAAGATCCAGCTTAAGCGCCACAAAGAAAAACTCAAAGAGAGAGAGCCGGAAGAGATCACCCGGACTCAGGAAGCGCTCACTCGTCCTTCCACCGACGATGACGCCGTCGACGTCTGA
- a CDS encoding TonB-dependent receptor: protein MEVISSHLQGMVIDDTDRPIVGASIILFADGRPVGGGATDAYGRFRIPLTISCNNLEIRVSSIGFQEYRQSLTTADCGRALKIACEPKAVELSAITVRPAPEPSLMKLAIPSRQITALSSRSLVVTNPTAALQYPQIARIGSSHSTQIRINGTSPIFHLNGISIGSDPNHFGMFSVVPATIVEQIDFRPQGTDASFGLPSVIDFKTISAFENRSTTEINFSTMELTGTVRKSDQSKYLIGAARKSILDHIVNSFDLSEQQATIPPTSFSDLFLSTGLKLSSHWQLGLDQYHVRDYLAFNTANNSDLESAVQTYQRARENYIGLRLNGIYGNTLVTTTLAVRDGRRSYEADPDEKSKKTSVHVDLEEELTTYLGNLTAETDLGNWQVRTGGQIEVAPNRYMTLTQNNWNLLPPFNTSDNPYIYQVALNSLHGNDDITIDQQSIATFASVRRSLGPLSITGGIRHQTFKHLASDALNGRFSATLRTGEQSNLTLFYGGFAEDPITTVLESYQVLIRTYAADLRPVSTDLIAADYTLGPAKLSLFHKTQHDLPEMSPDFDHVYASPGELNPDFLRMRSAAKVVFNGGSLSLDLPKLLSNRLSLYGSYAYTEATKTEHNVSFPYEANAKHRMQTQIEYGLSKKVKIGTELFVRSGYHYSQTRQMMYYTESSTYNDEFYTNMLSRENSLSFPMNAALNVYANFSLGDVTLSLAVTNATNRYNPIIKSPSGYIYDAGILPSIGLRWQL, encoded by the coding sequence GTGGAAGTCATATCCTCTCATCTCCAGGGAATGGTTATCGATGATACCGACCGACCGATCGTCGGCGCCTCTATCATTCTGTTCGCCGATGGCCGCCCCGTCGGCGGCGGTGCCACCGATGCCTACGGCCGTTTCCGTATCCCGTTGACCATCTCCTGCAACAACCTCGAAATTCGCGTCTCGTCCATCGGCTTCCAGGAATATCGCCAATCGCTGACCACCGCCGATTGCGGAAGGGCGCTCAAAATAGCGTGTGAACCAAAAGCGGTGGAGCTTTCCGCGATCACCGTCCGGCCCGCCCCGGAACCATCGCTGATGAAATTGGCGATCCCTTCGCGCCAGATCACCGCGCTCTCTTCCCGATCGCTGGTCGTCACCAACCCGACCGCCGCCCTGCAATATCCGCAGATCGCCCGGATCGGTTCATCTCACTCGACCCAGATCAGGATCAACGGCACCAGCCCGATCTTCCACCTCAACGGTATCTCCATCGGCTCAGACCCGAATCACTTCGGCATGTTCTCGGTCGTCCCGGCCACGATCGTAGAGCAAATCGACTTTCGGCCGCAGGGAACCGATGCTTCCTTTGGTCTCCCTTCGGTGATCGACTTCAAGACCATCTCCGCGTTTGAAAACCGTTCAACCACCGAGATCAACTTCTCGACTATGGAATTGACCGGCACAGTCCGCAAGAGTGACCAGTCAAAATATCTGATCGGCGCCGCGCGCAAGTCGATCCTCGACCATATCGTCAATAGCTTTGACCTCAGCGAGCAACAGGCGACCATCCCGCCAACCAGTTTCTCCGATCTGTTTCTTTCCACCGGCTTGAAGCTCTCTTCTCACTGGCAGCTCGGCCTGGATCAGTACCATGTCCGCGACTACCTCGCATTCAACACCGCCAACAACTCGGATCTCGAGTCTGCGGTGCAGACCTACCAGCGCGCTCGTGAAAACTACATCGGCCTCCGCCTGAACGGCATCTACGGCAACACCCTGGTCACCACCACCCTCGCGGTCCGCGATGGTCGACGCAGTTACGAGGCTGACCCCGATGAAAAAAGCAAGAAGACCTCGGTTCATGTCGATCTCGAAGAGGAACTGACCACCTACCTCGGCAACCTCACCGCCGAGACCGATCTTGGCAACTGGCAGGTCCGAACCGGTGGTCAAATTGAGGTCGCCCCCAATCGGTATATGACGCTGACCCAGAACAACTGGAATCTCCTCCCGCCGTTTAATACCAGCGACAATCCATACATCTACCAGGTTGCGCTGAACAGCCTGCATGGCAATGATGACATCACGATCGATCAGCAGTCCATCGCCACGTTTGCTTCCGTTCGACGGTCACTCGGCCCGCTTTCTATCACGGGCGGCATTCGTCACCAGACATTCAAGCATCTTGCCTCCGATGCTCTCAACGGCCGTTTCTCCGCCACTCTGCGCACCGGCGAGCAGAGCAATCTGACTCTCTTTTATGGCGGCTTTGCCGAGGACCCCATCACCACTGTCCTGGAGTCCTATCAGGTGCTGATCCGAACCTACGCCGCCGACCTGCGCCCAGTCTCAACCGATTTGATCGCCGCTGACTATACGCTCGGCCCGGCTAAACTGAGTCTCTTCCACAAAACTCAGCATGACCTCCCCGAAATGTCGCCGGACTTTGACCATGTCTACGCGTCACCGGGAGAGTTGAACCCCGATTTCCTCCGCATGCGGTCTGCCGCGAAAGTCGTATTTAATGGCGGCTCCCTTTCGCTGGATCTCCCCAAACTGCTCTCCAACCGTCTTAGTCTCTACGGCTCCTACGCCTATACCGAAGCGACCAAAACCGAGCATAACGTCTCCTTCCCCTATGAGGCCAACGCCAAACATCGGATGCAGACTCAGATCGAATATGGCTTGAGTAAGAAAGTGAAGATCGGGACTGAACTGTTTGTTCGCAGTGGTTACCACTACTCGCAGACCCGACAGATGATGTACTACACCGAATCATCAACCTACAATGACGAATTCTACACCAACATGCTCTCGCGTGAGAACTCTCTCTCCTTCCCGATGAATGCCGCGCTGAATGTCTATGCCAACTTCAGCCTTGGCGATGTTACCTTGAGCCTCGCGGTCACCAACGCGACTAACCGGTACAACCCGATCATCAAGTCTCCCTCCGGCTACATCTACGATGCCGGCATTCTCCCCTCCATCGGCCTCCGCTGGCAGCTATAG
- the gyrA gene encoding DNA gyrase subunit A, whose translation MASLERQKVETVYLEDEMKSSYLDYSMSVITNRALPDIRDGMKPSNRRIMVAMNDLSLYPGRAHRKCAKICGDTSGNYHPHGEQVVYPTLVRMAQDFNMRYPLVDGQGNFGSIDGDDAAAMRYTEARLTPIAVEMLLDLDKETVDFMPNYDSTLQEPKVLPGKFPNLMCNGTSGIAVGMATSIPPHNLREIAQAIVRVIDKPDTTNDDLLSIVPGPDFPTGGIIIGHDGIRDAYRTGRGHIQVRAKAQVEHMKNGRESLVVTELPYQVNKANLLEKIADLVRDKKLEGISDLRDESDRDGMRIVIELKRDAQTEVVLNQLFQHTTMQSTFSVIMLGLDKGVPKMLTLRQLIDAFIEHRNEVVVRRTQYDLRKAEERAHILEGYKIALDNIDAVIALIRKSKDVPTAREGLMSKFKLSEIQASAILEMRLQRLTGLERQKIEEEYLELIRKISEYKAILESPALQRKIIRDETKDLEKRFGDERRTEIQDAVGEFSVEDLIAEEDMVITISHQGYVKRLSVSMYRKQQRGGKGVIGIETKEDDFAEHLFIASTHDYIMFFSRRGKCFWVKVHEIPVGGKMAKGKPIINMVDIGKDDAVAAFVRVREFAEDKYVVLATKQGTIKKTSLDAFSNPRKAGVNAIDIEGKGDDALIGAAITDGHFEIVLATRQGMAIRFPEEKVRAMGRSAYGVKGIELDESDYCIGMVAVKRDSTLLVVTENGYGKRTSIEDYRMTNRGGKGVINVKTTDRNGEVVAIMEVLDEDELILITKRGIAIRSAVKDIHVIGRNTQGVRLMSLSENDLVTDVARVVAEE comes from the coding sequence TGAAGTCGTCGTACCTCGACTACTCCATGTCCGTCATCACCAATCGCGCCCTCCCCGATATTCGCGACGGCATGAAACCATCGAACCGTCGCATTATGGTCGCCATGAACGACCTGTCGCTCTATCCCGGACGGGCGCATCGTAAATGCGCCAAGATCTGCGGCGATACCTCCGGTAACTATCACCCGCACGGCGAGCAGGTGGTTTACCCGACGCTCGTCCGCATGGCGCAGGATTTCAACATGCGCTATCCGCTGGTGGATGGGCAGGGGAACTTTGGGTCGATCGACGGCGACGACGCGGCAGCGATGCGTTACACGGAAGCACGCCTGACGCCGATCGCGGTCGAAATGCTTTTGGATCTGGATAAAGAGACAGTCGATTTCATGCCGAACTACGACAGCACGCTGCAAGAACCGAAAGTGCTGCCGGGGAAATTCCCGAACCTGATGTGCAATGGAACATCGGGTATCGCGGTCGGTATGGCGACCTCGATCCCGCCGCATAACCTTCGCGAGATAGCGCAGGCGATAGTGCGGGTGATCGACAAGCCGGATACGACGAATGATGATCTGCTGTCGATCGTGCCGGGGCCGGATTTCCCGACGGGTGGAATTATCATCGGTCACGACGGGATCCGGGATGCGTATCGTACCGGGCGCGGGCATATCCAGGTGAGGGCGAAAGCGCAAGTCGAGCATATGAAAAACGGGCGCGAGTCGCTCGTGGTGACGGAATTACCGTACCAGGTGAACAAAGCGAATTTGCTCGAGAAGATCGCGGATCTGGTGCGGGATAAAAAGCTGGAAGGGATATCGGACCTTCGCGACGAATCCGACCGCGACGGCATGCGGATCGTGATCGAATTAAAGCGCGACGCGCAGACCGAAGTAGTGCTGAATCAGTTATTCCAGCATACGACGATGCAGTCAACCTTCTCAGTGATCATGCTCGGGCTGGATAAGGGCGTGCCGAAGATGCTGACGTTGCGTCAGTTGATCGATGCGTTTATCGAGCACCGGAACGAAGTGGTGGTGCGTCGGACACAGTATGACCTTCGGAAAGCCGAAGAGCGGGCGCATATCCTCGAGGGGTACAAGATCGCGCTGGATAATATCGACGCGGTGATCGCGTTGATCCGGAAGTCGAAAGATGTACCAACGGCGCGCGAAGGGTTGATGTCGAAATTCAAGCTGTCCGAGATCCAGGCGAGCGCCATTCTCGAAATGCGCTTGCAGCGGTTGACGGGCCTGGAACGGCAGAAGATCGAAGAAGAGTATCTTGAGTTGATCCGGAAGATCAGCGAATACAAGGCGATATTGGAATCGCCGGCGCTGCAGCGGAAGATCATTCGCGACGAGACCAAGGATCTGGAGAAGCGTTTCGGCGATGAACGTCGGACGGAGATCCAGGATGCGGTGGGAGAGTTCTCCGTTGAGGATCTGATCGCGGAAGAAGATATGGTGATCACGATCTCGCACCAGGGGTATGTGAAGCGGTTGTCGGTGTCGATGTATCGCAAGCAGCAGCGTGGCGGGAAGGGTGTGATCGGGATCGAGACGAAGGAAGATGATTTCGCGGAACATCTGTTTATAGCGTCGACGCACGATTATATCATGTTCTTCAGCCGTCGCGGGAAGTGCTTCTGGGTGAAGGTGCATGAGATCCCGGTGGGCGGGAAGATGGCGAAGGGGAAACCGATCATCAATATGGTCGATATCGGCAAGGATGATGCGGTGGCGGCGTTCGTGCGGGTGCGCGAGTTCGCCGAGGATAAATATGTTGTGCTGGCGACCAAGCAGGGGACGATCAAGAAGACCTCGCTGGATGCATTCTCCAATCCGCGCAAGGCGGGGGTGAATGCGATCGATATTGAAGGTAAGGGGGATGATGCGTTGATCGGCGCGGCGATCACGGACGGGCATTTTGAGATCGTGCTGGCGACGCGCCAGGGAATGGCGATCCGATTCCCCGAAGAGAAAGTTCGCGCGATGGGACGTTCGGCCTACGGGGTGAAGGGGATCGAGCTGGATGAGTCGGATTACTGTATCGGCATGGTGGCGGTGAAGCGGGATTCGACCCTGCTTGTGGTCACCGAGAATGGATATGGGAAGCGGACCTCGATCGAAGATTATCGCATGACGAACCGTGGCGGGAAGGGAGTCATCAATGTGAAGACGACCGACCGGAACGGCGAGGTAGTGGCGATCATGGAAGTGCTGGATGAGGATGAGTTGATATTGATCACCAAGCGCGGGATCGCGATCCGGAGCGCGGTGAAGGATATACACGTGATCGGGCGGAATACGCAGGGGGTGCGGTTGATGTCGCTATCGGAGAACGATCTGGTGACGGATGTCGCGCGGGTGGTGGCGGAGGAATAG
- a CDS encoding RNA-binding protein — translation MNIYVGNLSHSASEADLRAAFEAFGEVSRANIVTDRDTGQPRGFGFVEMPNQAEAQAAMNGLNGQEMMGRTLTVNEARPKTDSRGGGGGGHRGGGGGGGRDRRGGGGGGYNRGW, via the coding sequence ATGAACATCTATGTAGGCAACCTGTCACACTCAGCGTCCGAAGCCGATCTTCGCGCCGCGTTTGAGGCGTTTGGCGAAGTTTCCCGCGCCAACATCGTCACCGATCGTGACACCGGTCAGCCGCGTGGTTTTGGCTTTGTTGAAATGCCGAACCAGGCAGAGGCCCAGGCCGCGATGAACGGTTTGAATGGCCAGGAGATGATGGGACGCACGTTGACCGTCAATGAGGCTCGTCCGAAGACCGACAGCCGTGGCGGTGGCGGTGGCGGACATCGTGGCGGTGGCGGCGGTGGTGGCCGTGATCGTCGTGGTGGCGGCGGCGGCGGATATAACCGCGGCTGGTAA
- a CDS encoding SDR family NAD(P)-dependent oxidoreductase, with product MSLKGKRILVTGADGFIGSHLTEALVRTGAEVRAFVLYNSLGRTGWLEDSPAEIQHELEIFAGDIRDAHRVSQAMTGIDIVFHLASLIAIPYSYRSPDSYVETNIRGTLNLLQCAIDAEVTKFVHTSTSEVYGTATYVPMDEAHPVVGQSPYAATKIGADQMAEAFHRSYGLPVITLRPFNTYGPRQSARAIIPTIMTQILSGEDSIQLGSREPIRDFTFVEDTVRAFVLAAETDGLEGSLTNVGSGSGVTIGELADMIIRMSGRDVEIVTDQQRIRPSESEVMQLVCNNHAALTRLGWSPKVSLQDGLKRTYIWLSRPENLALYKPNQYML from the coding sequence ATGTCACTCAAAGGAAAGCGCATACTGGTGACCGGAGCCGATGGATTCATCGGTTCGCACCTGACCGAAGCACTGGTCAGGACAGGGGCCGAGGTGCGCGCCTTTGTGCTCTATAATTCACTCGGGCGAACCGGCTGGCTGGAAGATAGTCCCGCCGAGATCCAACATGAGCTGGAGATATTTGCCGGGGATATTCGGGATGCACACCGGGTCAGTCAGGCGATGACCGGGATAGATATTGTGTTTCACCTCGCCTCACTGATCGCGATCCCTTATTCGTATCGCTCTCCCGACAGCTATGTCGAAACAAATATACGCGGGACGCTGAATCTGTTGCAGTGTGCGATCGACGCCGAGGTCACGAAGTTTGTGCATACCTCGACCTCGGAAGTTTACGGCACGGCGACATATGTGCCAATGGATGAGGCGCACCCGGTAGTGGGGCAGTCGCCGTATGCGGCGACTAAGATCGGCGCTGACCAGATGGCGGAAGCGTTTCATCGGTCGTACGGTTTGCCGGTGATCACACTCCGACCGTTTAATACGTACGGTCCCCGCCAATCGGCGCGCGCGATCATTCCGACGATCATGACGCAGATACTGAGTGGGGAAGATTCTATCCAGCTTGGCTCACGCGAGCCGATCCGCGACTTCACATTTGTGGAAGATACCGTGCGGGCGTTTGTTCTCGCGGCGGAGACGGACGGGCTGGAAGGGAGCCTGACCAATGTCGGGTCGGGGAGTGGCGTGACGATCGGCGAACTGGCGGACATGATCATACGGATGAGCGGGAGGGATGTGGAGATCGTCACCGACCAGCAGCGGATCCGTCCATCCGAAAGTGAAGTGATGCAGTTGGTGTGCAACAATCATGCGGCGTTGACACGACTGGGGTGGAGTCCGAAAGTATCGTTGCAGGATGGTTTGAAACGGACCTATATCTGGCTCTCGCGACCCGAGAACCTCGCTCTTTATAAACCCAATCAATACATGTTATGA
- a CDS encoding DMT family transporter has protein sequence MFYLGELAALTTALCWSFTAVFFTEAGKLIGSFQVNKIRLVFAILIYSTILTVSTGSPWPTEVNSQQFFWLGLSGLVGLVFGDGCGFKSLVMIGPRLATLIMASTPIMTTLIAWFFLGEKLRMMELAGIAVTITGIVWVVSERSFNNNQLEKNHPDAGTMTVGILLALGAALGQAAGLVLSKQGMLYAGDAVSPLEASYTRMLAAAPIIWLLSLFRGKLAETKEAIKNKRAMSFAFLGATFGPFFGVWMSLVAVSKIEAGIAATISSTTPVLIIPVVLFYYKEKVSIRAIMGAIVAVIGVAMLFLS, from the coding sequence ATGTTTTACCTGGGCGAATTAGCGGCACTTACCACAGCTCTCTGCTGGTCGTTTACGGCTGTCTTTTTCACTGAGGCAGGCAAGCTGATCGGGTCATTCCAGGTCAACAAGATACGGCTCGTTTTTGCGATTCTGATCTACTCGACAATCCTGACAGTGAGCACCGGTTCACCATGGCCAACCGAGGTCAACAGCCAGCAGTTCTTCTGGTTGGGGCTTTCCGGACTGGTTGGGCTGGTCTTTGGGGATGGGTGCGGGTTTAAGTCGCTGGTGATGATCGGGCCACGGCTGGCGACATTGATCATGGCATCGACCCCTATCATGACGACACTGATCGCCTGGTTTTTCCTCGGCGAGAAACTGCGCATGATGGAATTGGCAGGGATTGCGGTGACGATCACCGGGATCGTCTGGGTGGTGTCGGAGCGGAGTTTTAACAACAATCAACTTGAGAAAAATCACCCGGATGCCGGGACGATGACGGTCGGCATTCTCTTAGCATTGGGAGCGGCGTTGGGGCAGGCGGCCGGGCTGGTTCTTTCGAAGCAGGGGATGCTGTATGCCGGGGATGCGGTTTCACCACTGGAAGCATCGTACACCCGGATGCTGGCGGCGGCGCCGATCATCTGGCTGCTGTCGCTGTTTCGGGGGAAACTCGCGGAGACGAAAGAAGCGATCAAAAACAAGCGGGCGATGTCATTCGCGTTCCTCGGGGCGACTTTCGGACCATTCTTTGGGGTTTGGATGTCGCTGGTGGCGGTGTCCAAGATAGAGGCGGGAATCGCCGCAACCATCAGCTCAACCACACCGGTGCTGATCATTCCGGTCGTGCTTTTTTACTATAAAGAAAAAGTGTCGATACGGGCAATTATGGGGGCGATAGTCGCCGTGATCGGCGTGGCGATGTTGTTTCTGTCATGA
- the lptB gene encoding LPS export ABC transporter ATP-binding protein — protein sequence MELLESRGLYKYYRKRPVVADVSIAVNPGEVVGLLGPNGAGKTTTFYMMIGFIRPDGGSVFLGEQNIGRLPMYRRAKMGIGYLAQEASVFRKLSVEDNIRAVLQFRRLGFKQRKERLEQLLQELDISHLRHNKAYTLSGGERRRVEITRTLVNEPKFILLDEPFAGIDPIAVEDIQKIINRLVERGLGVLITDHNVRETLSICNRAYIMCDGKILKAGTAEFLANDPEARKIYLGEKFRLN from the coding sequence ATGGAGCTACTTGAGTCTCGTGGATTATACAAGTATTACCGCAAACGGCCGGTCGTCGCCGACGTATCAATTGCGGTGAATCCTGGCGAAGTCGTTGGACTGCTTGGGCCTAACGGCGCCGGAAAAACCACCACCTTTTATATGATGATCGGCTTTATCCGACCCGATGGTGGCTCTGTCTTTCTTGGCGAACAGAATATCGGACGGCTCCCCATGTACCGTCGCGCCAAGATGGGGATCGGGTACCTCGCCCAGGAAGCCTCGGTCTTTCGCAAACTGTCGGTCGAGGATAATATCCGCGCCGTCCTCCAGTTCCGGCGACTCGGCTTTAAACAACGCAAGGAACGGCTCGAACAGCTCCTGCAGGAACTCGATATCAGCCACCTGCGCCACAACAAAGCCTACACTCTCTCCGGAGGGGAACGGCGACGGGTCGAGATCACCCGGACTCTGGTCAATGAGCCGAAATTCATCCTCCTGGATGAACCCTTCGCCGGTATTGACCCGATCGCAGTGGAAGATATTCAGAAGATCATCAACCGTCTGGTGGAACGTGGCCTCGGTGTCCTGATCACCGACCATAACGTGCGCGAAACACTGTCGATCTGCAACCGCGCCTATATCATGTGCGATGGCAAAATCCTCAAGGCCGGCACGGCTGAGTTTCTGGCCAACGATCCCGAGGCGCGAAAGATCTATCTGGGTGAGAAGTTTCGACTTAACTGA
- a CDS encoding RNA-binding protein, whose translation MNIYVGNLSYKTGEEELRAAFERFGEVSRVNILTDRDTGQPRGFGFVEMPNAQQAQAAIDGLNGTDLNGRALTVNEARPRTENRAGGGGGGSRGFGGGGGRGGGGRRGGGGGGYNRSW comes from the coding sequence ATGAATATCTACGTCGGTAACCTCTCGTACAAGACTGGAGAGGAAGAGCTGCGAGCCGCGTTTGAGCGGTTTGGTGAAGTTTCACGAGTAAACATTTTGACTGATCGGGACACCGGCCAGCCGCGCGGTTTTGGGTTTGTAGAAATGCCCAATGCCCAGCAGGCGCAGGCGGCGATCGACGGTCTGAACGGCACTGATCTGAATGGTCGTGCGCTGACAGTCAATGAGGCGCGTCCTCGCACCGAGAATCGTGCTGGTGGCGGTGGCGGCGGCAGTCGTGGCTTTGGCGGCGGCGGTGGTCGTGGCGGCGGCGGTCGTCGTGGCGGCGGCGGCGGTGGCTACAACCGTTCTTGGTAA